One region of Flavobacterium sp. GSB-24 genomic DNA includes:
- a CDS encoding aldehyde dehydrogenase, protein MDYKSDIGYRKETLKKLLYNIQKSEDLIIKALYDDFKKPEFEAVVTETSYVISELKDVIKNIHKWAKPKRVFPSLLNFPSTDKIYKEPYGNVLIIAPWNYPFQLALCPLIAAVAAGNRVTLKPSELTPHTSAVIARIIEKTFHINHVEVFEGGVEVSNQLLAQRWDYIFFTGSVAVGKIVAKAAAENLTPVTLELGGKNPCIVDETADLKLAAKRIVWGKFINAGQTCIAPDYIMVQKNMKVNFITYLMEEIIKAYGKKIDKSPDFARIINIKNWYRLTNMIQNENVLFGGESDANQLYIAPTLLEEPDLDSPVMKEEIFGPILPILTYENENDIEKVVSRYEKPLSFYIFSENNSFTKKLIKKYSFGGGCINDTVVHFSNKRLPFGGVGHSGIGAYHGQLSFDTFSHHKAMVKKGNWLDLPMRYAPYKEKLASIKRILDWL, encoded by the coding sequence ATGGATTATAAAAGTGACATCGGGTATAGAAAAGAAACGCTGAAAAAGTTATTGTATAACATTCAAAAAAGCGAAGATTTAATTATAAAAGCTTTGTATGATGACTTTAAAAAACCAGAGTTTGAGGCTGTTGTTACAGAGACAAGTTATGTTATTTCGGAACTTAAAGATGTTATTAAAAACATTCATAAATGGGCTAAACCTAAGCGCGTTTTTCCTTCTCTTTTAAACTTTCCTTCTACTGATAAAATTTATAAAGAACCTTATGGGAACGTTTTAATAATTGCTCCTTGGAATTACCCTTTTCAATTAGCCTTATGCCCTCTAATTGCCGCTGTAGCTGCCGGAAATAGAGTTACTTTAAAACCATCAGAACTTACTCCGCATACTTCTGCTGTGATTGCGAGAATTATTGAGAAAACATTTCACATCAATCACGTCGAAGTTTTCGAAGGCGGTGTTGAAGTTTCTAATCAATTATTAGCGCAGCGCTGGGATTACATTTTTTTTACCGGAAGTGTTGCTGTTGGAAAAATCGTTGCAAAAGCTGCAGCCGAAAATTTAACTCCAGTAACATTGGAACTAGGCGGAAAAAACCCATGTATTGTCGACGAAACTGCTGATCTAAAACTAGCGGCTAAACGAATTGTCTGGGGAAAATTTATCAACGCCGGACAAACCTGCATTGCTCCAGATTATATCATGGTGCAGAAAAACATGAAAGTCAATTTTATTACCTACTTAATGGAAGAAATCATTAAAGCGTACGGAAAAAAAATTGACAAATCGCCAGATTTTGCACGCATTATCAACATCAAAAACTGGTACAGATTAACCAATATGATCCAGAACGAAAATGTATTGTTTGGAGGTGAAAGTGATGCAAATCAACTTTATATCGCTCCAACTTTACTTGAAGAACCAGATTTGGATAGTCCCGTTATGAAAGAAGAAATCTTTGGCCCTATTTTACCAATTCTTACATATGAAAACGAAAATGACATTGAAAAGGTCGTCAGCCGTTATGAGAAACCTCTTTCATTTTATATTTTTAGTGAAAATAATTCATTTACTAAAAAATTAATTAAAAAATACTCTTTTGGAGGCGGATGCATTAATGATACAGTCGTTCATTTTTCTAATAAAAGACTTCCTTTTGGTGGTGTTGGACACAGCGGAATCGGCGCATATCACGGCCAGCTTAGCTTCGACACATTTTCGCATCACAAAGCCATGGTTAAAAAAGGAAACTGGCTTGATTTACCTATGCGCTACGCACCCTACAAAGAAAAATTAGCTTCAATTAAAAGGATTTTAGACTGGCTTTAA
- a CDS encoding PAS domain S-box protein: protein MAADYSFLNSVISGIASIGNTLKSIMTGWYVVNYDIIFYNNPKLILLGLSLFAFLSLLVYQFFRIKAKIGYFIEKKKEQDTISKEYQLYILFFGIAVIVIEIINEIFKIRPKSLLIVNVSVGVGVLIIYAITDKIKWLRDQIQQIFIFSFFIYIAYVGFNIVTLDNDVVPIIVFLISFFFSYSILKPIKIYWLFVGLTFTFLITTIIFQLIPIKSSILLLNFCILIFIINQVKYAVLLNNRDNFRFASEIVHKGNSLTIAYNQKGEILFCSETVTAILGYEPEDVMGLKFWELTQDSEFIEKSNPVKNHEDKLYIRKLKSENGEFKYIQWKDKKFSDDLIISIGQDVTEQIIVQDQYKNLIQTATDIIFEIDAEGHFTFLNEFGFSILGYPENEIISKHYSNFIHENYIKSAVDFYENLVLNENNYPIIEIPILTKNGEEIWISQKIIVRRNDFGLTTGFSGIARDITEKKNIENEKKRRLKKIEAYNNSTKKLSTTDFSKYDKLNTVIDLILQEAATISNANRVSFWKYHKDLIICKNLFSLDNQNLTDKNILNKESYPIYFETLNNKAIINAPDVFNKLETSEFQKLYFTKNNIKSMLDVPIFLTGQLAGVVCFESTEKKREWDNEDINYARTISDVISLAISSQMRLEAERRLEFKSHLLSALSLCTEKFLLSKTTQQMFQETYDIIGKAAKVDHMYYYEKDPIYNTVSQKYKWSREGIEHQITPLRHMTEENLKEIYEAAAQKKILNTLTRKLDEGFFKTLLINNEIKSILILPLYINDIFTGFIGFDDCTKEKKWSDEEIYIFQVLANNISSALERNRNETKILESEEKFKLIANNIPGTVYLSKFDAFSTKIFLNDEVLNLTGYSKSEFIENNLSFLSLIHHDDKEEVINSQIDNLQKGMPLHNVYRIKRKTGEYIWIEEFGDVIKRDDEIEFVGGIYFDITNKKEIEDAIKAKQLAEAANKSKSDFLANMSHEIRTPLNGIIGFTHLLMKTDLEEIQEKYMTTINQSAHSLLEIINDILDFSKIEAGKLELFIDLYDIKKVLGQVFDLIVYESNQKNLELELNVDPDVPKYIWTDIVRIKQILINLLSNAVKFTTEGSIKLNVSVLEKKKNNNCVIRFSVIDTGIGILEKNQKKIFKAFSQEDSSTTRKFGGTGLGLTISNQLLALMESRLQLESKINEGSNFYFDLNLKTSNQSISDRYNAELKSLNIELDPEEIERNDNEITFLIVEDNKVNMLLLKTIIKNLYNNAYIHECENGYEAIQQFEKINPTIVFMDIQMPIMNGYETARAIRNTKKGRDIPIIAVTAGAEKDERNKCLSAGMDDYISKPIMKGSVEETLIKWLT, encoded by the coding sequence ATGGCGGCTGACTATAGTTTTTTAAATTCGGTTATTTCAGGAATTGCCAGCATTGGTAATACCTTAAAATCAATTATGACAGGATGGTACGTAGTAAACTATGATATTATTTTTTACAATAATCCTAAACTCATTTTATTAGGATTATCACTCTTCGCATTTCTTTCGCTGTTAGTATACCAGTTTTTTAGGATTAAGGCTAAAATTGGATATTTCATCGAAAAAAAGAAAGAACAAGATACGATTAGTAAAGAATATCAGCTTTATATTTTGTTTTTTGGTATTGCAGTAATTGTAATTGAAATCATCAACGAAATTTTTAAAATTAGACCCAAAAGTCTACTTATAGTAAATGTTTCAGTTGGTGTTGGTGTACTTATCATATACGCAATTACAGACAAAATTAAATGGCTGAGAGATCAAATTCAGCAAATCTTTATTTTCTCTTTTTTCATTTACATCGCATACGTAGGATTCAACATCGTAACTCTTGATAATGATGTTGTTCCTATTATCGTTTTCCTCATCTCTTTTTTCTTTTCGTACAGTATCCTTAAACCCATCAAAATTTATTGGCTCTTTGTTGGTTTAACTTTTACTTTTTTAATTACGACGATTATATTTCAATTAATTCCAATAAAATCTTCTATTTTACTGCTTAATTTCTGTATTCTAATTTTCATTATTAATCAAGTAAAATATGCTGTTTTATTAAACAATCGTGACAATTTTAGATTTGCCAGCGAAATTGTTCATAAAGGAAATTCTCTAACAATTGCCTATAACCAAAAAGGCGAAATCTTATTTTGCAGCGAAACCGTAACTGCTATTTTAGGTTATGAACCCGAAGATGTAATGGGATTAAAGTTTTGGGAGTTGACACAAGATTCAGAATTCATAGAAAAATCAAATCCCGTTAAAAATCATGAAGACAAACTTTACATTAGAAAACTAAAAAGTGAAAATGGCGAGTTTAAATATATTCAATGGAAAGATAAAAAATTCTCTGACGATTTAATTATCAGTATTGGGCAGGATGTTACAGAGCAGATTATTGTTCAAGATCAATATAAAAACCTAATTCAGACAGCAACTGATATTATTTTTGAAATTGATGCCGAAGGACATTTTACTTTTTTAAATGAATTTGGTTTCTCTATTCTGGGATATCCTGAAAATGAAATTATCTCGAAACATTATTCTAATTTCATTCACGAAAATTATATTAAAAGTGCGGTTGACTTTTACGAAAATTTAGTGCTTAATGAAAACAATTATCCGATAATTGAAATCCCGATTTTAACGAAAAATGGAGAAGAAATATGGATTTCACAAAAAATTATTGTTCGCAGAAATGACTTCGGATTAACAACAGGATTTTCAGGAATTGCAAGAGACATTACAGAAAAAAAGAATATAGAAAACGAGAAAAAAAGACGTCTCAAAAAAATTGAAGCCTATAATAATTCGACCAAAAAATTATCAACGACTGATTTCAGCAAATACGACAAACTAAATACTGTAATTGATTTAATTCTACAAGAGGCTGCAACAATAAGCAATGCTAATCGTGTGAGCTTCTGGAAATATCATAAAGATTTAATTATTTGTAAAAATCTTTTCAGTCTTGACAATCAAAATCTAACTGACAAAAACATTTTAAATAAAGAATCGTATCCAATTTATTTTGAAACTTTAAATAATAAAGCGATTATAAATGCGCCTGATGTATTTAATAAATTAGAAACATCTGAATTTCAAAAATTATATTTTACAAAGAATAACATCAAATCAATGCTTGATGTGCCTATTTTTTTAACGGGACAATTGGCAGGTGTGGTTTGTTTTGAAAGCACCGAAAAAAAACGCGAATGGGACAACGAAGACATCAATTATGCGAGAACAATATCTGATGTCATTTCGCTGGCTATTTCGTCTCAGATGCGCTTAGAAGCAGAAAGAAGATTAGAATTCAAAAGCCATCTTTTATCTGCCCTTTCCTTATGCACCGAGAAATTTCTGCTGAGTAAAACCACACAGCAAATGTTTCAAGAAACGTACGATATTATTGGAAAAGCTGCCAAAGTGGATCATATGTACTATTATGAAAAAGATCCAATTTACAATACCGTCAGCCAAAAATACAAATGGTCCCGCGAAGGAATCGAGCATCAAATTACGCCTTTGCGTCACATGACTGAAGAAAATTTAAAGGAAATTTACGAAGCAGCCGCACAGAAAAAAATTCTAAACACACTTACCAGAAAACTTGACGAAGGATTTTTCAAAACCCTTTTGATTAATAATGAAATCAAATCTATTTTAATATTGCCTCTTTATATTAACGATATATTTACTGGTTTTATAGGTTTTGATGATTGCACGAAAGAAAAGAAATGGTCTGATGAAGAAATTTACATCTTTCAGGTTTTAGCAAATAACATTTCTTCTGCATTGGAGAGAAATCGAAATGAAACTAAAATTCTTGAAAGCGAAGAAAAATTCAAATTAATAGCAAACAATATTCCTGGCACAGTTTATCTATCCAAATTTGATGCTTTCTCAACTAAAATATTTCTTAATGATGAAGTTTTAAATTTAACTGGATATTCTAAATCAGAATTTATAGAAAACAATTTATCGTTTCTTTCTTTAATTCATCATGATGATAAAGAAGAAGTGATAAACAGCCAAATCGACAATCTGCAAAAGGGAATGCCTCTGCATAATGTATATCGCATTAAACGTAAAACTGGAGAATATATTTGGATTGAAGAATTTGGAGACGTAATTAAAAGAGATGACGAAATTGAGTTTGTCGGCGGTATTTATTTTGATATCACCAATAAAAAAGAAATCGAAGACGCTATAAAAGCCAAGCAATTAGCCGAAGCAGCCAATAAATCGAAGTCGGATTTTCTGGCCAATATGTCGCACGAAATTAGAACTCCTCTTAACGGAATTATAGGTTTTACACATTTACTAATGAAAACTGACCTTGAAGAAATTCAGGAAAAATACATGACAACTATCAATCAATCGGCGCATTCGCTGCTTGAAATTATAAATGACATTTTGGATTTCTCTAAAATTGAAGCTGGAAAATTAGAACTCTTTATTGACCTTTATGATATCAAAAAAGTTCTGGGCCAAGTTTTCGATTTAATTGTTTACGAATCCAATCAGAAAAATTTGGAACTCGAATTGAACGTCGATCCTGATGTTCCCAAATACATCTGGACAGATATTGTGAGAATAAAGCAGATTTTGATTAATCTTCTGTCAAATGCAGTAAAATTCACGACTGAAGGTTCAATAAAATTAAATGTCTCAGTTTTAGAAAAAAAGAAAAACAATAATTGTGTGATTCGCTTTTCGGTAATCGATACCGGAATTGGTATTCTTGAAAAGAATCAGAAGAAAATTTTCAAAGCTTTTTCGCAGGAGGATAGTTCTACAACGAGAAAATTTGGAGGAACGGGATTAGGTTTAACCATTTCAAACCAATTACTTGCATTAATGGAAAGCCGTCTACAGCTTGAAAGTAAAATTAACGAAGGAAGCAATTTTTACTTTGATTTAAACCTAAAAACAAGCAATCAAAGTATTAGTGACCGATACAATGCTGAACTGAAAAGTCTCAATATCGAATTGGATCCTGAAGAAATCGAACGGAACGATAATGAAATTACATTTCTAATTGTTGAAGACAACAAAGTAAACATGCTTTTACTTAAAACAATTATTAAAAATCTCTACAACAATGCTTACATCCATGAATGCGAAAATGGATATGAAGCGATACAGCAATTTGAAAAAATAAATCCAACAATCGTTTTTATGGATATTCAGATGCCAATTATGAACGGTTATGAAACTGCAAGAGCCATTAGAAACACCAAAAAAGGCCGTGATATTCCGATAATTGCGGTTACAGCTGGTGCAGAAAAAGACGAAAGAAACAAATGTCTTTCTGCTGGAATGGATGACTACATTTCAAAACCAATCATGAAAGGAAGTGTCGAAGAGACATTAATCAAATGGCTTACCTAA
- a CDS encoding neutral zinc metallopeptidase, with protein sequence MKWLGRRQSDNVEDRRGLSGGKVIAGGGVIGIIVLLLNVFGGETGQQIAPILEQMQGGQSQTETAVPLSKEDEEMGNFVKVVLADNEDIWSKIFAENGMTYEKPKLVLFRGSVQTACGGASSASGPFYCPGDRKVYMDLAFFEELKNKFGAKGGDFAIAYVIAHEIGHHIQTLLGTSAKMRQEQEGKSEAQANKLSVALELQADFYAGVWAHYNQENLDTGDIDEALSAANAVGDDAIQSKMQGQIVPDSFTHGTSEQRMYWFKKGFKTGDIKQGTTFEEIR encoded by the coding sequence ATGAAATGGCTCGGTAGAAGACAAAGTGATAATGTAGAAGACAGAAGAGGTTTATCTGGCGGAAAAGTAATCGCTGGAGGTGGTGTTATTGGCATTATAGTTTTACTACTTAATGTATTTGGAGGAGAAACCGGCCAGCAGATAGCACCAATCCTAGAACAAATGCAAGGCGGGCAATCACAAACTGAAACTGCAGTTCCCTTAAGCAAAGAAGATGAAGAAATGGGGAATTTTGTAAAAGTTGTTTTAGCTGATAACGAAGACATCTGGAGCAAAATTTTTGCCGAAAACGGAATGACGTATGAAAAACCAAAATTAGTACTTTTTAGAGGCTCTGTACAAACAGCATGCGGCGGTGCATCATCTGCTTCTGGTCCGTTTTATTGTCCTGGCGATCGTAAAGTCTATATGGATTTAGCTTTTTTTGAAGAATTAAAAAACAAATTTGGTGCTAAAGGCGGAGATTTCGCCATTGCTTATGTAATTGCACACGAAATAGGTCATCATATCCAAACCTTATTAGGAACATCTGCAAAAATGCGTCAGGAACAGGAAGGAAAAAGCGAAGCACAAGCCAATAAATTATCTGTTGCGTTAGAATTGCAAGCAGATTTTTACGCTGGGGTTTGGGCACATTATAATCAGGAAAATTTAGATACGGGCGATATTGACGAAGCATTAAGTGCTGCAAATGCAGTTGGTGACGATGCAATTCAAAGTAAAATGCAGGGCCAAATTGTTCCAGATTCTTTCACACACGGAACATCTGAACAAAGGATGTATTGGTTTAAAAAAGGTTTTAAAACCGGTGATATCAAACAAGGAACTACATTTGAAGAAATTCGATAA
- the bshB1 gene encoding bacillithiol biosynthesis deacetylase BshB1, with product MKLDILAFGAHPDDVELGCAGTILKEVSLGKKVGIVDLTRGELGTRGTAEIRDQEAKDAAKILGVAVRENLAMRDGFFVNDEKHQLEVIKMIRKYKPEIVLCNAIDDRHIDHGKGSKLVSDSCFLSGLMKIETSIDGEKQEAWRPKVVYHYIQWKNITPDFVVDITGFENKKVEAISAYKTQFYDPNSKEPATPITSKNFFESLNYRAQDLGRLVGKDFAEGFTVERCLAVNSLENLL from the coding sequence ATGAAATTAGACATATTAGCCTTTGGTGCGCATCCAGATGATGTAGAATTGGGATGTGCGGGAACAATTTTAAAAGAAGTATCACTTGGAAAAAAAGTGGGTATTGTAGATTTAACACGCGGCGAATTAGGAACCCGTGGAACTGCAGAAATTAGAGATCAGGAAGCAAAAGATGCCGCAAAGATTTTAGGTGTCGCTGTGCGTGAAAATTTAGCAATGCGTGATGGTTTTTTTGTGAATGATGAAAAACACCAATTAGAAGTCATTAAAATGATTCGTAAGTATAAACCCGAAATTGTATTGTGTAATGCAATCGATGACCGCCATATTGATCACGGAAAAGGAAGTAAGTTGGTTTCTGATTCTTGCTTTTTATCAGGTTTGATGAAAATTGAAACGTCAATTGATGGCGAGAAACAAGAAGCTTGGAGACCTAAAGTGGTATATCACTACATTCAGTGGAAAAATATCACTCCTGACTTCGTAGTAGACATTACAGGTTTTGAGAATAAAAAAGTAGAAGCGATCTCGGCATATAAAACACAATTTTACGATCCGAATTCGAAAGAACCCGCTACGCCAATTACCAGTAAAAACTTCTTTGAAAGTTTAAATTACCGCGCGCAGGACTTAGGAAGATTAGTTGGAAAAGATTTTGCCGAAGGTTTTACTGTTGAAAGATGTTTGGCAGTCAATAGCTTAGAAAATTTGTTGTAA
- a CDS encoding chorismate-binding protein: MNPFFLKIKNHKEQNLPFVLYSKPNTTDLIGILQQNNTLHTVSDYSEKGFVFASFDEKQLILIPENESEIITAEKEVTAFEPIKIDDLNFDPEAKFQYEYLVAQGINAIKNGEFKKVVLSRSEEVPLTEFDFVETFQHLVQLYPATFCYCFFHPKIGLWMGATPEKLLKANGNVFETMALAGTQKDNLETEIVWQQKEKDEQQYVTDFIVKRLREFAASVVVSEPYSLKAGSIWHIKTDISGVLNDNSTLEEVIDTLHPTPAVCGLPKKKAKAFIIENENYDRTFYTGFLGELNSSFAGNNASSDLFVNLRSMQIQENKAILYMGCGITKESIPEKEWEESVNKSMTMKRVLKK, from the coding sequence ATGAATCCATTTTTCTTGAAAATTAAAAATCATAAAGAGCAAAATTTACCATTTGTACTTTATTCTAAACCCAATACTACTGATCTTATTGGGATTTTACAGCAAAATAATACTTTGCACACCGTTTCGGATTACAGCGAAAAAGGATTTGTTTTTGCTTCTTTTGATGAAAAGCAATTGATTTTAATTCCAGAAAACGAATCGGAAATTATTACTGCCGAAAAAGAAGTTACAGCATTTGAACCCATTAAAATTGACGATTTAAATTTTGATCCTGAAGCGAAGTTTCAATATGAATATTTGGTTGCCCAGGGAATCAATGCCATTAAAAACGGAGAATTTAAAAAAGTAGTTTTATCAAGAAGCGAAGAAGTTCCGTTAACGGAATTTGATTTTGTTGAAACCTTTCAGCATTTGGTTCAATTGTATCCAGCGACTTTTTGTTATTGCTTTTTTCATCCAAAAATTGGACTTTGGATGGGAGCAACACCTGAAAAGCTTTTAAAAGCAAATGGGAATGTTTTTGAAACCATGGCTCTGGCTGGAACGCAGAAAGATAATTTGGAAACTGAAATTGTCTGGCAGCAGAAAGAAAAAGACGAACAGCAGTATGTAACCGATTTTATTGTAAAAAGACTTCGCGAATTTGCGGCTTCGGTTGTAGTTTCTGAACCTTACAGTCTTAAAGCAGGATCGATCTGGCATATAAAAACCGATATTTCAGGAGTTTTAAATGATAACTCCACTTTAGAGGAGGTTATTGATACATTGCATCCAACGCCTGCCGTTTGTGGTCTGCCAAAGAAAAAAGCAAAAGCGTTTATTATTGAAAATGAAAACTATGATAGAACTTTCTACACAGGTTTTTTAGGAGAATTAAACAGCAGTTTTGCTGGAAATAATGCAAGTTCTGATTTATTTGTAAATTTACGAAGCATGCAGATTCAGGAAAACAAAGCCATTTTGTATATGGGATGCGGTATTACCAAAGAAAGTATTCCAGAAAAAGAATGGGAGGAAAGCGTCAACAAATCGATGACGATGAAGAGAGTATTGAAAAAATAG
- a CDS encoding PaaI family thioesterase, with product MNHTKEQILARCNEFSKNTLMETLKIEYIDAGEDFLTAKMPVNPSVHQPMGLLHGGASVALAESVGSAASFFFINPKEQEVRGIEISANHLKSIREGYVFGTARIIHKGRTVHLWEIKITDEAGNLISLCKLTNMVLDRKKSE from the coding sequence ATGAATCATACAAAAGAGCAGATTTTAGCGCGATGCAATGAGTTTTCTAAAAACACATTGATGGAAACGCTGAAAATAGAATATATCGACGCCGGAGAAGATTTTTTAACTGCAAAAATGCCTGTAAATCCAAGTGTTCACCAGCCAATGGGATTGCTGCACGGCGGAGCTTCTGTAGCTTTAGCAGAAAGTGTAGGAAGTGCAGCTTCTTTCTTTTTTATTAATCCGAAAGAGCAGGAGGTAAGAGGTATCGAAATTTCGGCAAATCACCTAAAAAGTATTCGTGAAGGTTATGTTTTTGGTACAGCCAGAATTATTCACAAAGGAAGAACGGTTCATTTGTGGGAAATTAAAATTACAGATGAAGCTGGAAATTTGATTTCGCTTTGCAAATTGACGAATATGGTTTTGGATAGAAAGAAAAGTGAATAA
- a CDS encoding endonuclease gives MKKNYFLFLLMFTAVGFAQIPSGYYNTATGTGYTLKTQLYNIIKGHTDNGYAGLYTTYQTSDVDNFYENDGTVLDMYSENPSGTDPYNYSTGSTQRCGSYSVEGDCYNREHIIPQSVFNEQSPMVADAHFITPTDGKVNGIRSNYPHGTVSSVTYTSQNGSKLGSSSVSGYSGTVFEPINAFKGDIARMYFYFATRYENTVAGYSYAMFDGSSNKVFTTAFLNTLLAWHAQDPVSAREIARNNAIYARQGNRNPYIDHPEYVNQIWGGTSSTDTQAPTAPASLASTSKTATSITLAWNTSSDNVGVTGYDVYANSALKTTVTGLTATITGLTASTTYSIYVKAKDAAGNTSASSNTISVTTNSSGTGTATDLLFSEYIEGSGNNKALEIANNTGSSISLAAYTIKKQTNGAGSWSTGLALTGTLTTGSKFVIVNSSISSSCFSTSSANISTTATELTFNGNDAVGLFKNGVLIDIIGTFNGGTANFAIDVTLRRKSTVTSPSTTFNLSSQWDSYTTDTCGNLTSKQALPIEEEIAETSEDIVIFPNPSDGNFNVGLNNFESPYSIEIISFTGQKVFEKQNSTDAVITAGNLPKGIYLVKIVKDSKTIIEKIIIN, from the coding sequence ATGAAAAAAAACTACTTTTTATTCTTATTGATGTTTACCGCTGTTGGTTTTGCTCAAATTCCATCCGGCTACTACAACACGGCAACTGGCACAGGTTATACCTTAAAAACTCAATTGTACAACATTATCAAAGGACATACTGATAATGGTTATGCAGGTTTATACACAACCTACCAAACATCTGACGTTGACAATTTTTACGAAAACGACGGAACAGTTTTAGACATGTATTCTGAAAATCCATCAGGAACAGATCCTTACAACTACAGTACTGGAAGCACGCAAAGATGCGGCAGCTATTCTGTAGAAGGCGATTGTTATAACAGAGAACACATTATTCCGCAATCTGTTTTTAATGAGCAGTCTCCAATGGTAGCCGATGCGCATTTTATTACTCCTACAGATGGAAAAGTAAATGGAATACGTTCTAATTACCCGCACGGAACGGTAAGCTCTGTGACTTACACTTCTCAAAACGGAAGTAAATTAGGATCAAGTTCAGTATCTGGATATTCAGGGACTGTATTTGAACCTATCAATGCTTTTAAAGGTGATATTGCGAGAATGTATTTTTATTTTGCAACCCGTTATGAAAATACAGTTGCAGGTTATTCATACGCTATGTTTGATGGTTCAAGCAACAAAGTTTTTACAACTGCTTTTCTAAATACTTTATTAGCCTGGCATGCTCAAGATCCTGTTAGTGCAAGAGAAATTGCTAGAAATAATGCTATCTATGCACGTCAAGGCAATAGAAATCCATACATAGACCATCCAGAATATGTAAATCAAATTTGGGGCGGAACATCTTCTACAGATACTCAAGCGCCAACTGCACCTGCTAGTTTGGCCTCAACATCAAAAACTGCAACTTCAATTACACTTGCTTGGAATACCTCTTCAGATAATGTTGGAGTTACAGGTTATGATGTTTATGCCAACAGTGCTTTAAAAACAACTGTTACTGGGTTAACAGCAACAATTACTGGATTAACAGCTTCTACCACTTATTCTATTTATGTAAAAGCAAAAGATGCAGCTGGAAACACTTCTGCTTCAAGCAATACAATTTCAGTTACAACCAACAGCAGCGGAACTGGAACAGCAACCGACTTACTTTTCTCTGAATACATTGAAGGTTCTGGAAACAACAAAGCGTTGGAAATTGCCAATAATACAGGAAGTTCGATTAGTTTAGCTGCTTATACAATCAAAAAACAAACTAATGGTGCTGGTTCTTGGAGCACAGGTTTGGCTTTAACGGGAACATTAACAACTGGAAGTAAATTTGTAATTGTAAACAGCTCTATTTCTTCAAGCTGTTTTTCTACAAGTTCAGCCAATATTTCGACAACGGCAACCGAATTGACTTTTAACGGAAATGACGCTGTAGGTTTGTTCAAAAACGGAGTACTAATTGATATCATTGGAACTTTTAATGGCGGAACAGCTAATTTTGCTATTGATGTTACTTTAAGAAGAAAATCTACTGTGACTTCTCCAAGTACAACTTTCAATTTAAGCTCACAATGGGATTCTTATACAACCGACACGTGCGGCAACTTAACAAGCAAACAAGCGCTGCCAATTGAAGAGGAAATTGCTGAAACATCAGAGGATATTGTTATTTTTCCAAATCCTTCAGATGGAAATTTCAATGTTGGTTTAAACAATTTTGAATCTCCTT